In a single window of the Garciella nitratireducens DSM 15102 genome:
- a CDS encoding S8 family peptidase, which produces MPFFLPFLFLLICSSTVSAKFIDKRVQTKIKVAKQEDYTSVIVLSKDLKDKKLEEEIQKYHAKIKYKLDIIKAYALEIPCKCIEKLAILPQVDFIADDATSTTLMDVARSTVGGLKAEQFGLTGNGVGIAIIDTGVYPHTDLVLEKNRIIAFKDFVNNKKFPYDDNGHGTHVAGIAAGNGYMSKKRYQGMAPKANIIGVKVMDKNGSGSTSDIIAGMQWVLKNKDLYNIRVVSLSLGSDPDLLEREDPLVKGVEALWNAGIVVVAAAGNEGPKSKTINSPGISRKIITVGASDDHSTIDTIDDTIANFSSRGPTKEKIVKPDIVAPGVEIQSLATDIQFIPEDNVTKYKFKVMKKPYTEKSGTSMATPIVSGAIALLLEKEPRLTPDEVKTRLLSTASPIKNANQYDQGKGQMNLERMLQKD; this is translated from the coding sequence ATGCCATTTTTTTTACCTTTTTTATTTTTATTAATATGTAGTAGTACAGTTTCAGCAAAATTTATAGATAAAAGGGTACAAACAAAAATAAAAGTAGCGAAACAAGAAGATTATACGTCTGTTATTGTACTTTCAAAAGATTTAAAAGATAAGAAGTTAGAAGAAGAAATTCAAAAATATCATGCTAAAATTAAATATAAATTAGATATTATAAAAGCTTATGCTTTAGAAATACCTTGCAAGTGCATCGAAAAGCTTGCTATATTACCTCAAGTAGACTTTATTGCTGATGATGCTACTTCAACTACTCTTATGGATGTTGCTAGATCAACCGTAGGTGGATTGAAAGCCGAACAATTTGGGTTGACAGGCAATGGAGTTGGAATTGCTATTATAGATACTGGTGTATATCCTCATACAGATTTAGTATTGGAAAAAAATCGTATTATTGCTTTTAAAGATTTTGTAAATAATAAGAAATTTCCTTATGATGATAATGGTCATGGTACTCATGTAGCTGGAATTGCTGCTGGAAATGGATATATGTCAAAAAAAAGATATCAAGGAATGGCTCCTAAGGCCAATATTATAGGAGTAAAGGTGATGGATAAAAATGGAAGTGGAAGCACTTCAGATATTATAGCAGGGATGCAATGGGTATTAAAAAATAAGGATTTATATAATATCCGTGTTGTATCACTATCCTTAGGATCAGATCCTGATTTATTAGAAAGAGAAGATCCATTAGTAAAAGGGGTTGAAGCTCTTTGGAACGCTGGAATTGTGGTAGTAGCTGCTGCAGGAAATGAAGGACCTAAATCAAAAACCATTAATTCTCCAGGAATTAGTCGTAAGATTATTACAGTAGGAGCATCAGATGATCATAGTACCATAGATACGATAGATGATACTATTGCAAATTTTTCAAGTAGAGGGCCTACTAAAGAAAAAATTGTGAAACCAGATATTGTGGCTCCAGGTGTGGAAATTCAGTCTTTAGCTACAGATATACAATTTATTCCTGAAGATAATGTTACTAAATATAAATTTAAAGTAATGAAAAAGCCCTATACTGAGAAATCAGGGACTTCTATGGCTACTCCAATTGTTTCAGGTGCGATTGCTTTATTATTAGAAAAAGAACCTAGACTTACTCCTGATGAAGTAAAGACGAGATTATTAAGTACTGCTAGTCCTATAAAAAATGCGAATCAATATGATCAAGGAAAAGGACAAATGAATTTAGAGAGAATGTTACAAAAAGATTAA